In one Magallana gigas chromosome 9, xbMagGiga1.1, whole genome shotgun sequence genomic region, the following are encoded:
- the LOC105348175 gene encoding angiopoietin-1 receptor-like, translated as MLIVVNIYLVFLHIIYTYSQVCQSPNGPICCIGYVWNETHKKCTRCMDGFHGKDCSEQCPAPTYGVNCQSTCNCSNDKCHHVYGCLRSLSECDIGRIGWYCEILCPYPNYGKECQLKCKCKEDQCDAADGCSNLTSTPSTSYLKENTGISHSTTSTHLFRKYKSTKLIINTSKKPSFQISMSTYVYHLVAGNSLSTPSSSNDGSENSFCKTSEGSNALLYHATISLTVHRMNDHL; from the exons ATGCTGATAGTCGTCAACATATATCTTGtgtttttacatattatttataCCTATTCACAAGTGTGTCAAAG tccAAATGGTCCGATATGTTGTATTGGATATGTTTGGAACGAAACCCATAAAAAATGCACAC gttgtATGGACGGGTTCCATGGAAAAGACTGTAGTGAACAATGCCCAGCTCCTACGTATGGAGTCAACTGTCAGTCCACATGTAATTGTAGTAATGACAAATGTCACCATGTATATGGATGCTTACGTTCATTATCAG AATGTGATATCGGAAGAATAGGCTGGTATTGTGAAATACTGTGTCCATACCCAAATTACGGAAAAGAATGTCAGCTAAAATGCAAGTGCAAGGAGGATCAGTGTGATGCTGCTGATGGATGTTCAA aTTTGACTAGCACACCGAGTACATCGTATCTGAAGGAAAATACTGGAATTTCACATTCAACTACTTCAACACATCTATTCAgaaaatata AGAGTACCAAACTGATAATCAATACCAGTAAGAAGCCATCTTTTCAGATTTCTATGTCAACATACGTTTATCATCTAGTTGCAGGAAACA GTCTGTCAACACCCTCCAGTTCCAACGATGGTTCAGAGAACAGCTTTTGTAAGACATCTGAAGGGTCTAATGCTTTGCTTTATCATGCTACAATCAGCTTAACAgttcacaggatgaatgaccatctttaa